The proteins below come from a single Iocasia fonsfrigidae genomic window:
- the uxuA gene encoding mannonate dehydratase, with the protein MKMTLRWFGSKHDNVTLEQIKQIPGCVGVITTLYDSKPGEVWSREAIQAMRNEVESAGLEVSGIESVNIHDDIKIGLPTRDKYINNYIETLENLGEEGINLVCYNFMPVFDWTRSDLAKVRPDGSTVLSYDQEVIDKIDPDKIFKEMEASSNGFVLPGWEPERLGKVRELFEMYKDVDEEKLFENLIYFLNAIMPTCQKYGIKMAIHMDDPAWSVFNLPRIINNKENIQRMLDAVSVENNGLTICTGSLGSNPDNDIPDIIRSFKGRIHFAHIRNLVHHGPGKFDEAAHLSSDGSLDMYEIVKALYDIGMEGPIRPDHGRMIWGEKAMPGYGLYDRALGATYLNGLWEAIDKSVKQGMLGFND; encoded by the coding sequence ATGAAAATGACGCTAAGATGGTTTGGAAGTAAGCATGATAATGTGACTTTAGAACAGATCAAACAGATTCCTGGTTGTGTAGGTGTTATTACAACCCTATATGATTCTAAACCTGGAGAAGTGTGGAGTAGGGAAGCAATTCAGGCAATGAGAAATGAAGTAGAGTCAGCAGGGTTAGAGGTTAGCGGTATTGAGAGTGTGAATATTCATGATGATATTAAGATTGGTCTTCCTACAAGAGATAAGTATATCAATAATTATATTGAAACTCTTGAAAATTTAGGGGAAGAAGGGATAAATTTAGTATGCTATAATTTTATGCCTGTGTTTGACTGGACAAGATCTGATCTTGCAAAGGTAAGACCTGATGGTTCTACAGTCCTTTCTTATGACCAAGAGGTTATTGATAAAATAGATCCAGATAAGATTTTTAAGGAAATGGAAGCAAGCTCTAATGGGTTTGTACTACCAGGATGGGAACCAGAACGACTAGGAAAGGTAAGAGAACTATTTGAAATGTATAAGGATGTAGATGAAGAAAAATTATTTGAAAATCTTATATATTTTTTAAATGCTATTATGCCTACCTGTCAAAAGTATGGAATTAAGATGGCAATTCATATGGATGATCCTGCATGGTCTGTATTTAATCTACCAAGAATAATAAATAATAAAGAAAATATCCAAAGAATGCTTGATGCAGTTTCTGTGGAAAATAATGGGTTAACCATATGTACAGGTTCTTTAGGTTCTAACCCTGATAATGATATTCCAGATATTATAAGAAGTTTCAAAGGGCGAATACACTTTGCTCATATTAGAAATCTTGTTCATCACGGGCCAGGTAAATTTGATGAGGCAGCACATCTTTCATCTGATGGTTCCTTAGATATGTATGAAATTGTAAAGGCATTATATGATATTGGCATGGAAGGACCTATAAGACCTGATCATGGAAGAATGATTTGGGGCGAGAAAGCTATGCCAGGTTATGGATTATATGATAGAGCTTTAGGAGCAACATATTTAAACGGTTTATGGGAAGCAATTGATAAATCAGTTAAGCAAGGAATGTTAGGGTTTAATGACTAA
- a CDS encoding GntR family transcriptional regulator, which produces MQLSNQASFNIGDNVYYTLRKNIISLNLKPGEALSIKDISEKLNVSRSPVRDALIKLEKEGLVNIIPQKGTIVSKIDLKRVAEERFLRESLEENTIKLFVSVCKESDIQILRHCIEMQKQSIKDNDYMSFLKYDDNFHSVFFKSTDKNMCWEIIQSMSGHYKRIRLMSLWDKKILSNVVVQHLEVIEKICNGNLQGVVDIIKKHLSKIFVEETELINKYPEFFKERENECN; this is translated from the coding sequence ATGCAGTTATCAAATCAAGCATCTTTTAATATTGGAGATAATGTGTATTATACTCTTCGTAAAAATATTATATCATTAAATTTAAAACCAGGAGAGGCATTGAGCATCAAGGATATTTCTGAAAAATTAAATGTAAGTAGATCGCCAGTAAGGGATGCACTTATTAAATTAGAAAAAGAGGGGCTTGTTAATATTATTCCTCAAAAGGGAACAATTGTTTCCAAAATAGATTTAAAACGAGTTGCAGAAGAAAGATTTCTAAGAGAAAGTCTCGAAGAAAATACTATAAAATTGTTTGTTAGTGTCTGTAAAGAAAGTGATATACAAATATTAAGGCATTGTATTGAGATGCAAAAGCAGAGTATAAAGGATAATGATTATATGTCTTTTTTGAAGTATGATGACAATTTTCATAGTGTATTTTTTAAAAGTACTGATAAAAACATGTGCTGGGAAATTATTCAAAGTATGTCTGGTCATTATAAGAGGATACGGCTTATGTCCTTATGGGATAAAAAAATACTTTCTAATGTAGTTGTACAGCATTTAGAGGTTATAGAAAAAATATGTAATGGTAATCTTCAAGGGGTTGTAGATATAATCAAAAAACATCTGTCAAAGATTTTTGTGGAAGAGACAGAACTTATTAATAAATATCCTGAATTTTTTAAGGAAAGGGAAAACGAATGTAATTAG
- a CDS encoding zinc-binding alcohol dehydrogenase family protein — protein sequence MKALRVEEPNKIAVVEIPEVKLEKDNEILIKVKAAGICGSDISIYLGKSPVASYPRILGHEVTGIVQEIANSVTRFEVGDHVIIKQTESCNMCYACKHGRDNVCVDLKVRGVNIDGGYREHMTVPETSAYLIPKDLDFKTAVLIEPFTIAFQACARGRLQEDDTLLVYGAGALGSTIIQVAKSFGCKIIAVDIEEDKLDQAKRLGAAYTINGKSPTLKEEIQAASNDYGPTVCIDSVCNPGSFEFLVDVVGNAGRVVLMGFDTRVSEIAQFKITAKELDIIGSRLQHDKFEKVIDLFARDIIQAGDMISHVFNFKDIKKAFDVVSSRKFRKIVLTF from the coding sequence ATGAAAGCATTGAGAGTTGAGGAACCTAATAAGATAGCTGTTGTTGAAATTCCAGAAGTAAAACTAGAAAAGGATAACGAAATACTTATAAAAGTTAAAGCTGCTGGTATTTGTGGTAGTGATATTAGTATTTATTTAGGGAAGTCTCCAGTTGCAAGCTACCCTAGAATTCTTGGCCATGAAGTAACAGGGATAGTTCAAGAAATTGCGAACTCTGTTACGAGATTTGAAGTTGGAGATCATGTGATTATTAAACAGACCGAAAGCTGTAATATGTGTTATGCATGCAAACATGGTAGAGATAATGTTTGTGTCGATTTAAAGGTCAGAGGAGTCAATATAGATGGTGGTTATCGTGAGCATATGACAGTACCAGAGACATCAGCATATTTAATTCCAAAAGATCTAGACTTTAAGACTGCTGTTTTGATTGAACCCTTTACTATTGCTTTTCAAGCTTGTGCCAGGGGGAGACTTCAAGAAGATGATACTTTATTAGTATATGGTGCAGGTGCTTTAGGTTCAACAATTATACAAGTAGCTAAAAGTTTTGGCTGTAAAATTATAGCTGTAGATATTGAAGAAGACAAACTTGATCAGGCAAAAAGATTGGGTGCTGCTTATACAATTAATGGGAAAAGTCCAACTTTAAAGGAGGAGATACAGGCTGCTTCTAATGACTATGGACCAACAGTTTGTATTGACTCAGTATGTAACCCTGGGTCCTTTGAATTTTTAGTAGATGTTGTTGGTAATGCAGGAAGAGTTGTGTTAATGGGATTTGATACTAGAGTTTCAGAAATTGCACAATTTAAGATCACGGCTAAGGAACTAGATATTATTGGCTCTCGATTACAGCATGATAAATTCGAAAAAGTAATTGACTTATTTGCTAGAGATATTATTCAAGCAGGAGATATGATATCACATGTTTTTAATTTCAAAGACATTAAGAAAGCATTTGATGTAGTTTCTAGTAGAAAGTTTAGAAAAATTGTGTTAACATTTTAA
- the yiaK gene encoding 3-dehydro-L-gulonate 2-dehydrogenase: MRLTFEEIKNEIKRVFIKYGLSEEKAETCARVHTESTYDGIYSHGTNRVARFVDYIQKGWVDVDAEPTLEKEFGAIQVYNGNMGPGVLNALYGVEKGMELADKYGIGMVGLKNTTHWMRGGTYGLHAANRGYIAIMWTNTESCMPPWGGKECKLGNNPFVMAVPGVDGEPAIELDMAISQYSYGKLQVTRLANKKLPFPGGFDKDGHITDDPGAIEESMRIMPIGYWKGSSFSFMLDILGSILTDGIGAADLDKKGKGSCGGASQVMIIIDPKKISDKEENMAATIKKAVTHIKSSELSEDSTGIFTPGEDFVRFREEHDAKGIFVDDSVWEEIKFL; encoded by the coding sequence ATGAGATTAACCTTTGAAGAAATTAAGAATGAGATTAAAAGAGTGTTTATAAAATACGGACTTAGTGAAGAAAAAGCAGAAACTTGTGCTAGAGTTCATACAGAATCAACCTATGATGGTATTTACTCACATGGGACAAATAGAGTTGCCCGTTTTGTGGATTATATTCAAAAAGGCTGGGTTGATGTAGACGCTGAGCCGACTTTGGAAAAAGAATTTGGTGCAATACAAGTTTATAACGGTAATATGGGTCCTGGTGTTCTGAATGCTTTATATGGTGTGGAAAAAGGGATGGAACTTGCGGATAAATACGGCATAGGAATGGTTGGCTTAAAAAACACGACCCATTGGATGCGTGGTGGTACGTATGGCTTACATGCTGCTAATCGAGGTTACATTGCCATTATGTGGACTAACACTGAATCATGTATGCCGCCATGGGGTGGAAAAGAATGTAAGCTAGGAAACAATCCATTTGTAATGGCAGTACCAGGTGTTGATGGCGAGCCCGCAATTGAATTAGACATGGCCATATCACAATATTCCTATGGAAAACTACAAGTAACAAGATTAGCTAACAAAAAGCTACCATTTCCAGGTGGGTTTGATAAAGATGGACATATTACTGATGACCCAGGTGCAATAGAAGAGTCAATGAGAATCATGCCAATAGGATATTGGAAAGGCTCTAGTTTTTCTTTTATGCTAGACATTTTAGGTTCTATCTTAACAGATGGTATTGGAGCTGCAGATTTAGATAAAAAAGGAAAAGGAAGTTGTGGTGGCGCATCACAGGTTATGATTATTATTGATCCTAAGAAAATTAGTGATAAAGAGGAGAATATGGCAGCTACAATTAAAAAAGCTGTAACACACATAAAAAGTTCAGAGCTATCAGAGGATTCAACGGGAATTTTTACACCTGGTGAAGATTTCGTGAGATTTAGAGAAGAGCATGATGCTAAGGGAATCTTTGTGGATGATAGTGTTTGGGAAGAGATTAAATTCCTTTAG
- a CDS encoding TRAP transporter large permease, producing MIILAISFVILLAIGMPVAFAIGISTLSFFISEGVPIQIVAQRMVSSTQSFSLLAVPFFVLAGNLMNETGITKRLIKFSTVLTGHMYGGLAQVSVVLSTLMGGISGSATADAAMESRILGPDMGKRGYSKGFTAAILAMGGLITSTIPPSIGLILYGVTGEISIGRLFLAGIVPGVLLTIVFMTTVNIISRKRKYAREMEKSPTVLEILKGLVENIWALLFPVILIVGIRFGIFTPSEAGAFAVVYAFIIGVFVYKELTMKKMIEVLKQTSVDLAVIMLIIICSNAFGYALVTGRVPQTLADLIINVSSNSYIVLFIILAFVFVVGMFMEATANVLILTPIFLPIVTNLGFDPVHFGILFMILVTMGGMTPPIGVTMYTTCSILQCPVETYTKESILFLGAVIVLLAVLVFFPQVVLFLPNMVFG from the coding sequence ATGATCATCTTAGCTATAAGCTTTGTGATACTATTGGCCATAGGGATGCCTGTAGCCTTTGCAATTGGAATATCTACTCTTTCTTTCTTTATTAGTGAAGGTGTGCCTATTCAAATTGTAGCTCAAAGAATGGTAAGTAGTACCCAATCCTTTTCATTACTGGCAGTCCCTTTCTTTGTCCTTGCAGGAAACTTAATGAATGAAACTGGAATTACTAAGAGACTTATTAAGTTTTCAACAGTACTTACGGGACATATGTATGGTGGTCTTGCTCAGGTTTCTGTAGTTCTCAGTACGTTGATGGGTGGGATTTCAGGCTCTGCTACAGCTGATGCTGCGATGGAAAGTCGTATCCTTGGTCCGGATATGGGAAAAAGAGGGTATTCTAAGGGCTTTACTGCAGCTATCTTAGCTATGGGTGGTTTAATTACCTCTACAATACCTCCAAGTATTGGTCTTATTTTATATGGGGTCACAGGTGAAATATCAATAGGTCGTTTGTTTTTAGCAGGAATCGTACCCGGTGTTTTATTGACGATTGTGTTTATGACTACAGTGAATATTATTTCTAGAAAGAGAAAATATGCTAGAGAAATGGAAAAATCACCAACGGTTTTAGAAATTTTAAAAGGCTTAGTAGAGAATATATGGGCCTTATTATTTCCTGTTATACTAATTGTTGGGATTCGTTTTGGTATCTTCACACCATCTGAAGCAGGTGCGTTTGCTGTAGTATATGCCTTTATTATTGGTGTGTTTGTTTACAAAGAATTGACAATGAAAAAGATGATTGAGGTTTTAAAACAGACTTCGGTAGATTTAGCTGTAATTATGTTAATTATCATTTGCTCTAATGCTTTTGGTTATGCATTGGTTACGGGAAGAGTTCCTCAAACATTAGCAGATTTAATAATTAATGTATCATCAAATTCGTATATTGTATTATTTATTATTTTAGCTTTTGTTTTTGTGGTAGGTATGTTTATGGAAGCAACTGCAAATGTATTGATTTTAACACCAATTTTCTTGCCTATTGTAACAAATTTAGGTTTTGATCCCGTTCATTTTGGTATTTTATTTATGATTTTAGTAACTATGGGGGGAATGACACCACCTATAGGTGTTACAATGTATACAACATGTTCGATATTACAATGTCCAGTTGAAACATATACAAAAGAATCAATTTTATTTTTAGGAGCTGTTATTGTATTATTGGCAGTATTAGTATTCTTTCCACAAGTTGTGCTGTTTTTACCAAACATGGTTTTCGGTTAA
- a CDS encoding TRAP transporter small permease: protein MKIQRIEEITVCIGLSILILLVFTAATLRWFGIDMSWSVDFAQLTFSWVCFIGADLAMRRKRHMGVDLLANKFSLPIRNAIYLFNSVLIMFFLIFVIYYGTNLSIINFQRTFNTLPISYSFVTISAPVGCLLMLYTVMKRLIGYVGNIIKHDYQGIIQKNQGGGETI from the coding sequence ATGAAAATTCAACGTATTGAAGAAATAACTGTATGTATAGGTCTTTCAATACTAATATTACTCGTTTTTACGGCTGCTACATTGAGATGGTTTGGTATAGATATGTCTTGGTCAGTTGACTTTGCCCAACTGACATTTTCCTGGGTCTGCTTTATTGGAGCAGACCTAGCCATGCGCCGTAAACGACATATGGGTGTTGATTTATTGGCAAATAAGTTTTCACTTCCGATACGAAATGCAATTTATTTATTTAATAGTGTATTGATTATGTTTTTCTTGATATTTGTTATTTATTATGGAACAAATTTATCAATAATCAATTTTCAAAGAACGTTTAATACATTACCAATAAGTTATTCCTTTGTTACCATTAGTGCACCTGTTGGATGTTTACTGATGTTATACACTGTTATGAAAAGATTGATAGGATATGTTGGCAACATTATAAAACATGATTATCAAGGTATTATTCAGAAAAACCAAGGAGGGGGGGAAACCATATGA
- a CDS encoding C4-dicarboxylate TRAP transporter substrate-binding protein: protein MKQKLLASILILGLLISLAACSGTGKDAKGESYVLKVGTVLTEADPIYKGLEVFKKSVEQRTDGAVTVELYSGSQLGADEDVLEQAKVGAGVGIITDPGRMSNYIKDFGILGGPYLANDYEGALKLMKTSVYKDLVGEFEEYGFKVLSFNYYQGSRNLFTKSPVTKPEDLNGLRIRSSGSDVVTKSLEAMGANTTVLPWSEAYQALQQKVIEGVEVHNSAAVGSSIYEVTDYLSQTGHFQLLTGLVISNNWFEKLPEEYQSILTEESYNAGKYASDIVIKKNGEFLQTITDAGIEVVDVDAFKAAAESTYDDLGYRELKDKIDKELGR, encoded by the coding sequence ATGAAACAAAAATTATTAGCAAGTATTTTGATTTTAGGTTTACTTATTTCACTGGCAGCTTGTAGTGGAACAGGAAAAGATGCAAAGGGAGAAAGTTATGTACTTAAAGTAGGTACAGTATTGACTGAGGCAGATCCTATTTATAAGGGTCTTGAGGTGTTCAAAAAAAGTGTTGAACAAAGAACAGATGGAGCTGTTACAGTGGAACTATACTCAGGTTCGCAACTCGGTGCAGATGAAGATGTTTTAGAACAAGCCAAGGTTGGTGCTGGTGTTGGGATTATTACAGATCCGGGTCGTATGAGCAATTATATTAAAGATTTTGGAATTCTAGGAGGACCTTATTTAGCTAATGATTATGAAGGCGCCTTAAAATTGATGAAAACCTCAGTATATAAAGACTTAGTAGGGGAATTTGAAGAATATGGATTTAAAGTACTATCTTTTAATTACTATCAAGGTAGTAGAAATCTTTTTACAAAGTCACCGGTTACTAAACCAGAGGATTTGAATGGATTACGTATTAGAAGTTCTGGTTCTGATGTAGTAACGAAGTCCCTGGAGGCAATGGGAGCGAATACTACAGTTCTTCCGTGGTCAGAGGCGTACCAAGCACTTCAACAGAAGGTAATTGAAGGTGTTGAGGTACACAACTCTGCAGCAGTAGGTTCAAGTATTTATGAAGTTACTGATTACCTTTCTCAAACAGGTCATTTCCAATTGCTTACTGGACTTGTGATTTCTAATAATTGGTTTGAAAAGTTACCGGAAGAGTATCAAAGTATTCTTACAGAAGAATCTTATAATGCAGGTAAATATGCTTCTGATATTGTTATTAAAAAGAATGGAGAATTTTTACAAACTATTACTGATGCTGGTATAGAAGTTGTAGATGTTGATGCATTCAAAGCAGCTGCGGAATCAACTTACGATGATTTAGGATATAGAGAACTTAAAGATAAAATTGATAAAGAACTAGGAAGATAA
- a CDS encoding nickel-dependent lactate racemase family protein — MVKQINLAYGTGQLNLNLPEKYKILESTAEERGKIDWQQKIKASFSNPVDSPTLASLVQQEKPEKIVIIINDITRPVPYNIVLKPMLEELEEAGIVDENISLLIATGMHRPMTPKEVEETVGKDIIDRYHWENHKCEEEMVYAGKLSEGIPLYVNPLAMEADLLCAIGVIAPHYMAGYSGGRKSLLPGVCGRETIETHHSLMRLPEAKTANLAGNKFHQTAVEAAKMANLKFISNVIVDSKNEPVDLVVGHYLKAWEKGVELCRKNSVIKIDKLADAVIVSTGGFPKDINMYQAQKALENASYCVKEGAPILLIAECKESLGEDTFEKWLLEAEKPEYLEEKIKKVFELGGHKAFAIARVARKNPLYLYSSMKRGIVQETFMDPVIDINEFVSQLISAEDLVYIIPHGANTVPLYTD; from the coding sequence ATGGTTAAACAGATTAATTTAGCATATGGGACAGGTCAACTTAATCTTAATCTGCCAGAAAAATATAAAATATTGGAATCTACGGCAGAGGAAAGGGGGAAAATTGACTGGCAGCAGAAGATAAAGGCTAGTTTTTCCAATCCGGTTGATTCCCCGACCTTAGCCAGTCTAGTTCAGCAGGAAAAGCCAGAAAAGATTGTGATTATTATTAATGATATAACCAGACCGGTGCCATATAATATTGTCCTTAAACCGATGTTAGAAGAACTGGAAGAAGCAGGGATAGTTGATGAAAATATAAGCCTTTTAATTGCTACTGGTATGCACCGGCCAATGACCCCAAAAGAGGTTGAAGAGACTGTAGGTAAAGATATAATAGATCGTTATCATTGGGAAAATCATAAATGTGAAGAAGAAATGGTTTATGCTGGCAAGTTAAGTGAAGGGATTCCTCTTTATGTAAATCCGCTGGCTATGGAAGCAGATTTATTATGTGCCATAGGTGTTATTGCTCCTCATTATATGGCTGGTTATTCAGGTGGCAGGAAATCACTGTTACCAGGGGTTTGTGGCCGGGAGACTATAGAAACCCATCATTCTTTAATGAGACTACCTGAAGCTAAGACTGCCAATCTGGCCGGCAATAAATTTCATCAGACAGCAGTAGAAGCAGCTAAAATGGCTAATTTGAAATTCATATCTAATGTTATTGTTGACAGCAAAAATGAACCTGTAGACTTGGTAGTAGGTCATTATCTAAAGGCCTGGGAAAAAGGTGTTGAGTTGTGTAGGAAAAATTCTGTTATTAAAATAGATAAACTGGCAGATGCAGTAATAGTTAGTACTGGTGGTTTTCCCAAGGATATTAATATGTATCAGGCTCAAAAGGCACTTGAAAATGCTTCATATTGTGTAAAAGAAGGAGCACCAATTTTGTTAATAGCTGAGTGTAAGGAATCACTGGGTGAAGATACTTTTGAAAAATGGTTATTAGAGGCTGAGAAACCGGAATATCTTGAAGAAAAGATCAAAAAGGTATTTGAACTTGGTGGACATAAGGCTTTTGCCATTGCCAGGGTAGCAAGAAAAAATCCTCTTTATTTATATAGTAGTATGAAAAGAGGTATTGTTCAAGAAACTTTCATGGACCCGGTTATAGATATTAATGAGTTTGTTAGTCAGTTAATATCAGCTGAAGATTTAGTATACATTATACCACATGGTGCTAATACAGTGCCATTATATACTGATTAA
- a CDS encoding response regulator: MAKKILIVDDAAFMRLTLKNLIEEIGYEVIGEATNGEEAVAKYADLQPDIVTMDITMPEMSGLEALKEIISIDETASIIMCSAMGQQTMVLDAIKSGAKDFIVKPFNKDRVKEALSKAN; the protein is encoded by the coding sequence TTGGCTAAAAAGATATTAATAGTAGATGATGCAGCGTTTATGAGGCTGACATTAAAGAATCTAATTGAAGAGATTGGCTATGAGGTAATTGGTGAAGCGACAAATGGAGAAGAGGCTGTTGCCAAATATGCTGATCTTCAGCCTGATATTGTTACTATGGATATTACTATGCCTGAGATGAGTGGTCTGGAGGCCTTAAAAGAGATTATTAGTATTGATGAAACTGCCAGTATTATAATGTGCAGTGCTATGGGGCAGCAGACAATGGTTCTGGACGCTATTAAAAGTGGGGCCAAGGATTTTATTGTTAAACCATTTAATAAAGACAGGGTAAAAGAAGCCCTTAGTAAGGCAAATTAA
- a CDS encoding M23 family metallopeptidase, with the protein MKKLIITVFIISLLLLLPDYSLISGYDNEAKRLPVQDIQIDDAVEVDKLFDTDIVQTNDEEQDVEGEQLELTEKIDLIKEEKNLLTSVGDAETPEALDSLRTDTNGQEMTDVLKPSNIREDEVKLTLFDRVEEYRVKKGDNLWEIANSYRIDIDTLIGANDINNMNRIQVGDVLVILPVKGILYKINPGENLWTITRDFAVSLDEVIEANGISNPDLVKPGKVVLLPGAKPEFGYQERLSQHFIKPIDARISSYFGMRWGRMHEGIDFAVNTGTRIRAARSGKIIYGGWASGYGNTVIIEHERGVRSLYAHNSKLLVSSGQRVERGQAIALSGNTGNSTGPHLHFEIQINGQPVNPLNYIKM; encoded by the coding sequence TTGAAAAAGCTGATAATAACTGTTTTTATAATTAGTCTACTATTGTTACTACCAGATTACAGCCTTATATCTGGTTATGATAATGAAGCCAAGCGTCTTCCAGTACAGGATATTCAAATTGATGATGCTGTTGAGGTGGACAAGTTATTTGATACAGATATAGTTCAAACAAATGATGAAGAACAGGATGTTGAAGGAGAACAACTTGAATTAACAGAGAAGATAGATTTAATAAAAGAAGAAAAAAACCTGCTGACATCTGTGGGTGATGCGGAGACTCCTGAAGCCCTGGATTCTTTAAGGACAGATACAAATGGGCAGGAAATGACTGATGTTTTAAAGCCGTCTAACATTAGGGAAGATGAGGTTAAACTTACTCTTTTTGATAGAGTTGAGGAATACCGTGTTAAAAAGGGTGACAATCTCTGGGAAATTGCTAATAGCTATAGGATTGATATTGACACTTTAATTGGTGCCAATGATATCAATAATATGAATAGGATACAGGTTGGTGATGTACTGGTTATTTTACCTGTTAAAGGTATACTTTATAAGATAAACCCAGGTGAAAACCTCTGGACCATTACCAGGGATTTTGCAGTATCATTAGATGAGGTTATTGAGGCTAATGGTATAAGTAATCCTGATTTAGTTAAACCAGGTAAGGTGGTTTTACTGCCAGGTGCTAAACCAGAGTTTGGCTATCAGGAAAGGCTGAGCCAGCATTTTATCAAACCGATTGATGCCCGTATTTCTTCATATTTTGGGATGAGATGGGGTAGGATGCATGAAGGAATAGACTTTGCAGTTAATACAGGGACAAGGATAAGGGCGGCTCGTAGTGGCAAGATTATTTATGGTGGTTGGGCATCGGGTTATGGTAATACAGTTATTATAGAACATGAAAGAGGGGTTCGGTCGCTTTATGCTCATAACTCTAAACTGCTTGTAAGTAGTGGACAGCGGGTAGAGAGGGGACAGGCTATTGCCCTATCTGGTAATACTGGAAACTCTACTGGTCCTCATCTCCATTTTGAGATTCAGATTAATGGACAGCCGGTAAATCCACTAAATTATATTAAAATGTAA